In Crassostrea angulata isolate pt1a10 chromosome 6, ASM2561291v2, whole genome shotgun sequence, a genomic segment contains:
- the LOC128186837 gene encoding E3 ubiquitin-protein ligase RNF34-like — protein MGQGASFVRDDIQTTHAYTTSQPGTNLANPTNPTRPTSPEMVCESCNANFHIFNRKKLCKDCGRYFCANCVMQLQENVKKSHRQCKKCNILTSGRFTRQDLQKWKVKDLRCVLHKRNISTETCREKHDLIDLLVITFGVVSQNNSEERSSSSSQSATTNIHGNRGNIPNPDSSSGSSSRTSPSNSQQEIPQRSRMATDPVPPPTTSTNQQRSQSLQEGLPPHQEEPQRSQSLQQNESEAARAERLRQRQQEELRAAARLQEMMRQQEAQNQVQEQQERVKRYTLEDIKSEEEIDGLTVRQMKEVLVNNFVDYKGCVEKSELHLRVTRLWKEHQVNKQKTQEIISASDSAPSNVASAEDELCKICMDAAINCVLLECGHMVTCTQCGRRLAECPICRQNVVRAVHIFRS, from the exons ATGGGACAAGGAGCCAGTTTTGTGCGCGATGACATTCAGACAACACATGCGTACACGACATCACAGCCCGGCACCAACCTAGCTAACCCCACTAACCCCACTAGACCCACCTCCCCAGAGATGGTGTGCGAGTCCTGCAATGCCAACTTCCACATCTTCAACAGAAAG AAACTATGTAAGGACTGTGGTCGCTACTTCTGTGCTAACTGTGTGATGCAGCTACAGGAGAATGTCAAAAAATCACATCGCCAATGTAAGAAGTGTAACATCCTGACCTCGGGTAGATTCACACGACAAGACCTCCAGAAATGGAAGGTCAAGGACCTGCGGTGTGTGCTGCACAAGCGAAACATCTCCACGGAAACGTGCCGAGAGAAGCACGACCTGATTGACCTGTTGGTCATCACGTTCGGTGTGGTCAGTCAGAACAACTCAGAGGAAAGGTCTTCCAGCTCATCTCAGTCTGCC actACAAATATACATGGTAACCGTGGTAATATCCCCAATCCAGATTCCTCATCAGGCAGTAGTAGTAGAACATCACCCTCCAACTCTCAACAGGAAATTCCCCAGAGGTCCCGGATGGCCACGGATCCTGTCCCTCCCCCAACCACATCCACCAATCAGCAGCGATCTCAGTCCCTCCAGGAGGGCCTGCCTCCTCACCAG GAAGAGCCCCAGCGATCCCAATCTTTGCAACAGAATGAATCCGAGGCAGCTAGAGCGGAACGATTACGTCAGCGTCAGCAGGAGGAACTGAGGGCTGCTGCGAGACTTCAGGAGATGATGCGGCAACAGGAAGCTCAG AACCAAGTTCAAGAGCAGCAGGAGAGAGTGAAACGGTACACATTGGAGGACATCAAGTCGGAGGAGGAAATCGACGGCCTGACCGTGCGACAGATGAAGGAGGTGCTGGTCAATAACTTTGTGGATTACAAGGGCTGTGTGGAGAAGAGTGAACTACATCTGAGGGTCACTCGGCTGTGGAAGGAGCATCAAGTCAATAAACAGAAAA CACAAGAAATAATTAGTGCGTCTGACA GTGCCCCCAGTAATGTGGCATCCGCGGAGGATGAGCTGTGCAAGATCTGTATGGACGCAGCAATTAACTGTGTCCTTCTGGAGTGTGGCCACATGGTGACATGTACCCAGTGTGGGCGTCGCCTTGCGGAATGCCCTATATGTCGGCAGAATGTGGTGCGAGCAGTCCACATATTCAGGAGTTAA
- the LOC128186834 gene encoding argininosuccinate lyase-like: protein MEKQKLWGGRFTGATDPVMEKFNASIHYDKRMWREDVQGSKAYVKAIQKVGLVTEDECKLILSGLEKVAGEWECGKFEIKETDEDIHTANERRLKELIGITASKLHTGRSRNDQVSTDMRLWMKNALPELGAEVQNFMSVIITRAKQEIDVLMPGYTHLQRAQPIRWSHWLLSYGWMLKRDIERMLGLQTRVNSLTLGSGALAGNPFPIDRKSLATDLGFMEVSGNSLDAVSDRDFVAEFLFWASMLGTHLSRWAEDLILYSSKEFGFVTLADAYSTGSSLMPQKKNADSLELIRGKAGRMFGHCSGFMMTLKGVPSTYNKDLQEDKEAMFDVYDTLLGVIKVATGVLSTLKIYGDKMRQALSPEMLATDIAYYLVRKGIPFREAHGLSGMCVALAEKKQCPLSSLSLEDFKSVSEEFTDDILSIWNYEMSVDQYNVYGGTGKESVTAQIENLQSWLEQLQYR, encoded by the exons ATGGAG AAGCAAAAGCTATGGGGTGGACGATTTACCGGAGCTACGGACCCAGTCATGGAGAAATTCAACGCATCCATTCATTATGACAAGAGGATGTGGAGAGAGGACGTTCAG GGAAGCAAAGCCTATGTCAAAGCTATCCAGAAAGTTGGATTAGTAACAGAAGATGAATGCAAATTGATTTTGTCAGGATTAGAAAAA GTAGCAGGTGAATGGGAGTGTGGAAAGTTTGAGATCAAAGAGACTGATGAAGACATTCATACTGCCAATGAGAGGAGACTCAAG GAGTTGATCGGTATAACTGCCAGCAAACTACACACAGGTCGTAGTCGTAACGACCAGGTCAGCACTGACATGAGGCTGTGGATGAAGAACGCTCTTCCTGAACTTGGGGCCGAGGTGCAGAATTTCATGTCGGTCATCATCACACGAGCCAAGCA GGAGATAGATGTTTTAATGCCTGGCTACACACATCTTCAGAGGGCTCAGCCAATCAGATGGAGCCACTGGCTGCTCAG TTATGGTTGGATGTTGAAGCGAGACATTGAGCGCATGCTGGGACTGCAGACACGTGTGAACTCTTTGACACTGGGAAG tgGGGCTCTGGCAGGAAATCCTTTCCCCATTGACAGAAAATCATTGGCAACAG ACCTTGGGTTTATGGAGGTGTCTGGTAACAGCCTGGATGCAGTGAGTGATAGAGACTTTGTAG CGGAGTTCCTATTCTGGGCGTCCATGTTGGGGACCCACCTGAGTCGCTGGGCAGAGGATCTTATCCTGTACAGCTCCAAGGAGTTTGGCTTTGTGACACTGGCAGATGCCTACAG CACAGGAAGTAGTTTGATGCCCCAGAAGAAGAACGCCGACAGTTTGGAGCTAATTAGAGGAAAGGCGGGAAGGATGTTTGGTCAT TGTTCGGGCTTTATGATGACACTGAAGGGTGTTCCCAGCACCTACAACAAAGACCTACAG GAAGATAAGGAAGCCATGTTTGATGTGTATGACACTTTGTTAGGTGTGATCAAGGTGGCCACAGGTGTGCTATCTACCTTAAAG ATATATGGAGACAAGATGCGACAGGCTTTGAGTCCTGAGATGTTGGCCACAGACATAGCCTATTATCTGGTCAGAAAAGGA ATCCCGTTCCGAGAAGCTCATGGTTTATCTGGAATGTGTGTGGCTCTCGCTGAGAAGAAGCAGTGCCCTCTATCTAGTCTAAGTCTGGAAGACTTTAAATCCGTAAG TGAAGAGTTCACTGACGACATTTTATCCATCTGGAATTATGAGATGTCAGTGGATCAGTACAATGTGTATGGAGGGACAGGAAAGGAGAGTGTTACAGCACAGATAGAAAACTTACAGTCCTGGCTGGAGCAGTTACAGTAcagatag